Proteins from one Arthrobacter sp. Soc17.1.1.1 genomic window:
- a CDS encoding Lrp/AsnC family transcriptional regulator — protein sequence MSKLDRLDLRLLLELVRDPRAQVSELGELLGVARNTAQTRIRRLLRAGILRVGGRELDLEALGFDVVAFITIEVAHRELDGVIAGLRTLNQVLEVHEISGRGDVWCRVAATDTHHLQAALRSVLKIKGVIRTETVLALHEHIPYRIEPLLERLAQRPADA from the coding sequence ATGAGCAAGCTGGACAGACTCGACCTGCGCCTGCTCCTCGAGCTGGTGCGGGATCCGCGGGCGCAGGTGAGTGAACTCGGTGAGCTGCTCGGCGTCGCCCGCAACACGGCGCAGACCCGGATCCGCCGGCTGCTGCGCGCGGGGATCCTCCGTGTCGGCGGACGCGAACTCGATCTCGAGGCGCTCGGTTTCGACGTCGTCGCCTTCATCACCATCGAGGTGGCCCACCGTGAGCTCGACGGTGTGATCGCCGGCCTCCGCACCCTGAACCAGGTCCTCGAGGTGCACGAGATCTCCGGCCGTGGCGACGTGTGGTGCCGCGTGGCCGCGACGGACACCCACCACCTCCAGGCCGCACTGCGGTCGGTCCTGAAGATCAAGGGTGTCATCCGCACCGAGACCGTCCTCGCGCTGCACGAGCACATCCCGTACCGCATCGAGCCCCTGCTCGAGCGCCTCGCGCAACGCCCCGCCGACGCCTGA
- a CDS encoding FmdB family zinc ribbon protein, translating into MPMYAYACKDCGHAFDKQQSFSEDSLTVCPACGGTLRKKFNSVGVVFKGSGFYRNDSRSTTTSTDAGAPSTSSAPSTTASDASGGSKAASSASSASSASSTSTGSAAAS; encoded by the coding sequence ATGCCCATGTACGCCTATGCCTGCAAGGACTGCGGCCATGCCTTCGACAAGCAGCAGTCCTTCTCGGAGGACTCCCTGACCGTGTGCCCGGCATGCGGCGGCACCCTGCGCAAGAAGTTCAACAGCGTGGGCGTGGTGTTCAAGGGCTCGGGGTTCTACCGAAACGACTCCCGGTCCACGACGACGAGCACGGACGCCGGCGCGCCGTCGACCTCCTCCGCACCGTCCACCACCGCGTCCGACGCCTCGGGCGGGTCCAAGGCCGCGTCCTCTGCGTCTTCTGCGTCCTCGGCCTCCTCGACCTCGACGGGCAGCGCCGCGGCGTCCTGA
- a CDS encoding metal-dependent hydrolase — MALPTADTRVTYPQSAVESVSRVLHVEARDDGRHAVLLDTTAFHPVDSAWPDQGADRGGLEASGRIWPVTDCVVGATDGTTLHLGAESPVRKGTEGWAFVVVHLTDGDAPAEGDDVVVRVDAAYRAAVSAGHTGCHLASLALNRALADRWRKDVAADALGAPNFDALAIDTTVIGEFGSVDTYRLGKSLRRKGFSVEDLDAGATARAVNATLATWTATGATIGIAADGPGLTDRRRWVCDLPGERAEIPCGGTHLSSLAGLDVTVDLELSDADGTPVLLMRTRAVPAAPGTSPGTAPGTSPETV, encoded by the coding sequence ATGGCCCTACCCACCGCCGACACCCGCGTGACCTACCCCCAGAGCGCCGTCGAGTCCGTGTCCCGCGTGCTGCACGTCGAGGCCCGCGACGACGGCCGACACGCGGTGCTGCTGGACACCACCGCCTTCCACCCCGTGGACTCGGCATGGCCCGACCAGGGCGCCGACCGCGGCGGACTCGAGGCCTCGGGACGCATCTGGCCCGTGACGGACTGCGTGGTCGGCGCGACGGACGGCACCACCCTCCACCTCGGGGCGGAGTCGCCGGTCCGCAAGGGGACCGAGGGCTGGGCGTTCGTCGTCGTGCACCTGACCGACGGGGATGCGCCGGCGGAGGGCGACGACGTCGTCGTGCGGGTCGACGCCGCGTACCGCGCGGCGGTGTCGGCCGGGCACACCGGCTGCCACCTGGCCTCGCTGGCGCTCAACCGGGCCCTGGCGGACCGCTGGAGGAAGGACGTGGCCGCGGACGCCCTCGGGGCGCCGAACTTCGACGCCCTGGCGATCGACACGACGGTGATCGGCGAGTTCGGATCGGTCGACACCTACCGCCTGGGCAAGTCCCTGCGCCGGAAGGGCTTCAGCGTCGAGGACCTCGATGCGGGCGCGACGGCCCGGGCCGTGAACGCGACGCTCGCCACCTGGACGGCGACCGGGGCGACGATCGGCATCGCGGCGGACGGGCCGGGCCTCACGGATCGGCGCCGGTGGGTGTGCGACCTGCCGGGCGAACGCGCGGAGATCCCCTGCGGCGGCACGCACCTGTCCTCGCTGGCGGGACTCGACGTGACCGTGGACCTGGAGCTGTCGGACGCGGACGGCACGCCGGTGCTGCTCATGCGGACGCGCGCCGTGCCGGCCGCACCCGGAACTTCACCCGGGACTGCACCCGGGACCTCACCCGAAACTGTCTAG
- a CDS encoding phosphotransferase — protein MRARQARIVREQETMALLESDAPADLLRKALAGVGWDLGSWQLASLHHRPGAGVTGIFSVQVRRTRRPRGRSSTAPVPAYACITSCAVPHQADGVVVFHRRGTDALAVWAHPSDPLLPGLPLALDQERATALAFGPGRDPRATVLGLRSYRPLRRAVVLAENGEERRYLKILRRNGAGPLADRHRMLRAAGVPAPVVAGEPVRDVVAMHPAPGTPFAELLMRDGAAEVDPQALVEVLRSLPRAVLSLPVRPPWAARVRDYGEGAVAALPAQADRIRRLAAGIDEVVRSSDGGPLVPTHGDFYEGNLLITDGAVSGLLDVDALGPGRLVDDLSCFLGHIAVLPGLHAGYTHVPEALLRFLRAFDSAVDPVALRSRAAAVSLTLIAGARRSGADGGGAPEAVSRLEVAEQFLEEARSLDARRGGGA, from the coding sequence ATGAGGGCGAGGCAGGCACGGATCGTCCGTGAGCAGGAGACCATGGCGCTCCTCGAGTCCGATGCGCCCGCGGACCTCCTCAGGAAAGCGCTCGCAGGCGTCGGCTGGGACCTCGGATCCTGGCAGCTCGCCTCCCTGCACCACCGGCCCGGGGCCGGTGTGACAGGCATCTTCTCCGTCCAGGTCCGCCGCACCCGGCGCCCGCGCGGCCGGTCCAGCACGGCCCCGGTGCCGGCGTACGCCTGCATCACGTCCTGCGCCGTCCCGCACCAGGCGGACGGCGTCGTGGTCTTCCACCGCCGCGGCACGGACGCACTCGCGGTCTGGGCGCATCCCTCCGATCCGCTCCTGCCGGGACTCCCGCTCGCCCTGGATCAGGAGCGCGCGACGGCGCTCGCCTTCGGGCCCGGACGTGATCCGCGGGCGACGGTCCTCGGCCTGCGCAGCTACCGGCCCCTGCGCCGCGCCGTGGTGCTCGCCGAGAACGGGGAGGAGCGCCGGTACCTGAAGATCCTGCGACGCAACGGCGCCGGCCCGCTCGCGGACAGGCACCGGATGCTGCGGGCGGCCGGTGTGCCGGCGCCCGTCGTGGCGGGGGAGCCGGTACGGGACGTCGTCGCCATGCATCCCGCGCCGGGCACGCCGTTCGCCGAGCTCCTCATGCGGGACGGCGCGGCCGAGGTCGATCCGCAGGCCCTCGTCGAGGTCCTGCGGTCGTTGCCTCGCGCCGTCCTCTCCCTGCCCGTCCGCCCGCCGTGGGCTGCGCGCGTGCGCGACTACGGCGAAGGCGCGGTGGCGGCGCTGCCGGCGCAGGCGGACCGGATCCGGCGCCTGGCGGCAGGTATCGACGAGGTGGTCCGCTCGAGCGACGGCGGTCCGCTGGTTCCCACCCACGGCGATTTCTACGAGGGCAACCTCCTGATCACCGACGGCGCGGTGTCGGGGCTGCTGGACGTCGACGCGCTCGGCCCCGGACGCCTCGTGGACGATCTCAGCTGCTTTCTCGGGCACATCGCCGTCCTGCCGGGCCTCCACGCCGGGTACACGCACGTCCCGGAGGCGCTGCTGCGGTTCCTGCGGGCCTTCGACAGCGCCGTCGACCCGGTGGCGCTCAGGAGCAGGGCCGCGGCCGTGAGCCTCACGCTCATCGCCGGGGCGCGACGGAGCGGAGCGGACGGCGGCGGTGCCCCGGAGGCGGTGTCCCGCCTGGAGGTCGCGGAGCAGTTCCTCGAGGAGGCGCGATCGCTCGATGCGCGCCGTGGCGGGGGAGCCTAG
- a CDS encoding GNAT family N-acetyltransferase, whose translation MWSATSWPVSLRTGSLVLRPIRHRDKAAWTALRHRNARWLAPWEASNPDPEGFLPTYHQMVRSLTSQARAGSALPFLITEQPPGSRDARLVGQLTVSGITWGSALTATLGYWVDAERAGRGIAPTAVALATDYCFGDLGLHRMEINIRPENRASLRVVEKLQFRDEGLRPRYLHIAGEWADHRSFALTAEEVPRGLLAPWLESGRSHHG comes from the coding sequence ATGTGGTCGGCGACCAGCTGGCCCGTGAGCCTCAGGACGGGCTCCCTCGTCCTGAGGCCCATCCGCCACAGGGACAAGGCAGCGTGGACGGCGCTGAGGCACCGCAACGCCCGGTGGCTCGCGCCGTGGGAAGCCTCGAATCCCGACCCGGAGGGCTTCCTGCCCACCTACCACCAGATGGTGCGGTCGCTCACCTCGCAGGCCCGGGCGGGCTCGGCACTGCCGTTCCTCATCACGGAGCAGCCTCCGGGCTCCCGGGATGCTCGTCTCGTGGGGCAGTTGACGGTCTCGGGGATCACCTGGGGATCGGCCCTCACGGCGACCCTCGGGTACTGGGTGGACGCGGAGCGGGCGGGCCGGGGCATCGCGCCGACGGCCGTGGCGCTGGCCACCGACTACTGCTTCGGGGATCTGGGCCTGCATCGGATGGAGATCAACATCAGGCCCGAGAACCGGGCGAGCCTCCGCGTCGTCGAGAAGCTGCAGTTCCGCGACGAAGGACTGCGGCCCCGGTACCTGCACATCGCCGGGGAGTGGGCGGACCATCGGAGTTTCGCGCTGACCGCCGAGGAGGTGCCGCGTGGCCTGCTGGCGCCCTGGCTCGAGAGCGGACGGTCCCACCATGGGTGA
- a CDS encoding MFS transporter, whose amino-acid sequence MSVINELRMRPAAAERRSWDASLAVRLALAVTVISTLLVGANLATPLYPLIQADLGLTPFAVTVAFASYVVALIGGLVLAGHWSDHIGRRAALVLAVVLGLFGAALFAVATSLPMLAAGRVLQGGAVALATGASAAALRDLLPTRPDWASRFTLMASAGGVAAGPVIGGLLSLLPAPTRTPFLVYLVVLASLLVPLLLLRARPAIKTAEGQNPLTALRPRRPAVSRDARRSFWTASSVGFLSFAVFGFTLSLAPTWFAGIAGTSSRPLIGLLAALVLGSSAVSQVLSPRGRFVVPLGLAAMALGVGLLPVAESTGSLPLLVGACLAAGLGQGMAFRVVFNEVSVRVAPALHAQTVSAVYVITYLGSAVPVLGLGAAAGIWGLNASVTVFALVIAGVCAALALGSFIVRLRGAR is encoded by the coding sequence ATGAGCGTCATCAACGAGCTGCGGATGCGGCCGGCGGCCGCGGAGCGACGCAGCTGGGACGCCTCCCTCGCCGTCCGCCTCGCGCTCGCGGTCACGGTGATCTCCACCCTGCTCGTCGGTGCGAACCTCGCCACGCCCCTGTATCCCCTCATCCAGGCGGATCTCGGCCTGACGCCCTTCGCCGTCACCGTCGCCTTCGCGTCCTACGTCGTCGCGCTGATCGGCGGGCTCGTCCTCGCCGGACACTGGTCCGACCACATCGGCCGGCGCGCCGCACTCGTCCTCGCCGTCGTCCTCGGACTGTTCGGCGCCGCCCTCTTCGCCGTCGCGACCTCGCTGCCCATGCTCGCGGCGGGGCGTGTGCTCCAGGGTGGCGCGGTCGCCCTGGCGACCGGTGCGAGTGCAGCGGCGCTCCGCGATCTGCTGCCCACGCGGCCCGACTGGGCGTCCCGCTTCACCCTGATGGCCTCGGCCGGAGGCGTGGCCGCGGGTCCTGTGATCGGCGGACTCCTCTCACTGCTGCCCGCGCCCACCAGGACGCCCTTCCTCGTCTACCTCGTGGTTCTCGCGAGCCTGCTGGTGCCGCTGCTGCTGCTGCGTGCACGGCCCGCGATCAAGACCGCCGAGGGGCAGAACCCGCTCACCGCCCTGCGTCCGCGCCGACCGGCCGTGTCGCGCGACGCACGGCGGTCGTTCTGGACGGCGTCGTCCGTGGGGTTCCTGAGCTTCGCCGTGTTCGGCTTCACGCTGAGCCTCGCCCCCACCTGGTTCGCGGGGATCGCGGGTACGTCCTCGCGACCGCTGATCGGCCTTCTCGCGGCCCTCGTCCTCGGGTCCTCGGCGGTCAGCCAGGTCCTGTCCCCCCGCGGACGGTTCGTGGTGCCGCTGGGACTCGCCGCCATGGCGCTCGGGGTCGGACTGCTGCCCGTCGCCGAGTCCACGGGCAGCCTGCCCCTGCTCGTCGGGGCGTGCCTCGCGGCCGGTCTCGGGCAGGGCATGGCCTTCCGGGTGGTGTTCAACGAGGTCTCCGTCAGGGTGGCGCCTGCCCTGCACGCCCAGACGGTCAGCGCCGTGTACGTCATCACCTATCTCGGCAGCGCCGTGCCCGTGCTGGGCCTCGGCGCCGCGGCGGGGATCTGGGGCCTGAACGCGTCGGTCACGGTGTTCGCACTCGTCATCGCCGGAGTCTGCGCCGCCCTCGCCCTGGGGTCGTTCATCGTCCGGCTCCGCGGCGCCCGGTAG
- a CDS encoding 5-formyltetrahydrofolate cyclo-ligase: MSLAERDTGKHTLRASLRAARSALDPAERQAQSQAIADAVLGYATDVLAPTGPGDRPTIAAYLGRDPEPGTEHLLQELHTRGFGVVVPVCEPAYQLSWVAWAPGVALRKSVRAPVDEPVGPRRPFGEVPSVGLILVPALAVDRSGQRLGQGGGYYDRFLAQHLADSPGAAPRLGVVYRSELLPAGAVPAEPFDQPLGGAFTADGFQRFETVGRSV; encoded by the coding sequence ATGAGCCTCGCCGAACGTGATACGGGAAAGCACACCCTCCGGGCATCGCTGCGGGCTGCGCGCTCCGCCCTGGACCCGGCCGAGCGGCAGGCCCAGTCGCAGGCGATCGCCGACGCCGTCCTGGGGTACGCCACGGACGTCCTCGCCCCGACCGGTCCCGGGGATCGCCCGACGATCGCGGCCTACCTGGGGCGTGATCCCGAGCCGGGCACCGAGCACCTGCTGCAGGAGCTGCACACCCGCGGTTTCGGTGTCGTCGTGCCCGTGTGCGAGCCGGCCTACCAGCTGTCCTGGGTGGCGTGGGCACCGGGTGTCGCACTCCGGAAGTCCGTCCGCGCGCCGGTCGACGAGCCCGTCGGCCCGCGGCGTCCCTTCGGGGAGGTGCCCTCCGTGGGCCTGATCCTCGTGCCCGCCCTCGCCGTCGACCGGTCGGGGCAGCGCCTCGGCCAGGGTGGCGGCTACTACGACCGCTTCCTCGCGCAGCATCTCGCGGACTCCCCCGGAGCGGCTCCGCGGCTCGGCGTGGTGTACCGGTCGGAACTCCTGCCGGCCGGCGCCGTCCCGGCCGAGCCCTTCGACCAGCCACTGGGCGGCGCGTTCACCGCCGACGGGTTCCAGCGCTTCGAGACGGTCGGCCGGTCGGTGTAG
- the galU gene encoding UTP--glucose-1-phosphate uridylyltransferase GalU has protein sequence MTLRSRVTKAVIPAAGLGTRFLPATKAMPKEMLPVVDKPAIQYVVQEAVDAGLSDVLMITGRNKRALEDHFDRVPFIEQTLEAKGDHDKLAAVRRPSELGDIHYLRQGDPKGLGHAVLRAKLHVNNEPFAVLLGDDLIDDRDPLLETMIAVQAKTGGSVIALIEVDPQQISAYGCADITEIDGEDHVRVNQLVEKPSVDEAPSNLAVIGRYVLHPRVFDVLETTEPGRGGEIQLTDALQTLAAADGEGSGVYGVVFRGRRYDTGDKLSYLKAVVTLASEREDLGPDLRAWIRDFSKNLTD, from the coding sequence ATGACTCTGCGATCACGTGTGACGAAGGCCGTTATCCCCGCGGCCGGCCTGGGAACCCGATTCCTGCCCGCCACGAAGGCGATGCCCAAGGAAATGCTCCCCGTTGTGGACAAGCCCGCCATCCAGTACGTCGTGCAGGAGGCCGTAGACGCCGGCCTGTCCGACGTCCTGATGATCACCGGCCGGAACAAGCGGGCCCTGGAGGACCACTTCGACCGCGTGCCCTTCATCGAGCAGACGCTCGAGGCCAAGGGCGACCACGACAAGCTGGCCGCCGTGCGCCGCCCCTCCGAGCTCGGCGACATCCACTACCTCCGCCAGGGCGATCCCAAGGGCCTCGGGCACGCAGTCCTCCGCGCCAAGCTGCACGTCAACAACGAGCCCTTCGCCGTCCTCCTCGGCGACGACCTCATCGACGACCGCGACCCGCTGCTCGAGACCATGATCGCGGTCCAGGCCAAGACCGGCGGCTCCGTGATCGCGCTCATCGAGGTCGATCCCCAGCAGATCAGCGCCTACGGCTGCGCCGACATCACGGAGATCGACGGCGAGGACCACGTCCGCGTGAACCAGCTCGTCGAGAAGCCCTCCGTCGACGAGGCGCCCTCCAACCTGGCCGTGATCGGCCGCTACGTCCTCCACCCCCGCGTGTTCGACGTCCTCGAGACCACCGAACCCGGCCGCGGCGGCGAGATCCAGCTGACCGACGCCCTGCAGACCCTCGCGGCCGCGGACGGCGAAGGCTCCGGTGTGTACGGCGTGGTGTTCCGCGGACGCCGTTACGACACGGGAGACAAGCTGAGCTACCTCAAGGCCGTGGTGACGCTGGCCTCGGAGCGGGAGGACCTCGGGCCGGACCTCCGCGCCTGGATCAGGGACTTCAGCAAGAACCTCACGGACTAG